The segment GATATTTCGGGAGCATTGTCATTGATATCAATAACTTCAACCAACACTTTAGAATAACCACTGCGGGCCGAAGGGCCTTGGTCCGTCGCTTGCACACGTAGCTCATATGCTGCATTTTCCTCGTGATCCAAATTCGCATTTACAGTAATCTCACCACTTTGTGAATCTATGGAGAACATGTCTGCATAGTTCACATTTCCACGCTTCATAAAGCTATATACAATGTCAGCGTTTGGACCCTCGTCTAAATCGGTAGCCTCTAACTTCAATAGTTGTGTCCCTAAAGATACATTTTCATTAACACGGACCTTGTAGAGGGATTTGCTAAATGTTGGCGAGTTATCATTGACATCTATTACGTGAACAATGATTTGTGACGTCCCAGACCTGGGAGGTTTTCCACCATCTAGAGCGGTCAGTGTGAGCTGGATAACGGGCTGTTTCTCTCGGTCTAAAGCTTTCTGCAGCACTAACTCAGCCGACACACTCTGCTCTCCGCCGCTCTGTACATCCAGAGAGAAGTATTCATTCGAGCTCAGCTTGTAGCTCTTTACCGAGTTACTTCCCGTATCTGCGTCATTTGCTATAGGTAGAGGGTATCTCTCACCGGGCGAAGAAGATTCAGAAATATTAAATGTATGATACTGTTCAAGGAATGACGGTGCATTGTCATTTACGTCAAGAATATTTAGTTCAATGCGATGAAGAAACATAGGATGGCTCAATATGGCCTGTATATTTAGAGAGCACTTTACCGTATTCGGACAAAGCtcctctctgtctattctctcgTTAACGAACAGTTTCCCCGTTTTCAAATTAACCTCGAAATACTTCTTACTCTGTCCGGAAACAATCTTTAGACCCCTCGACTCGATTTCCTGTACATTAAGGTTTAAATCCTTAGCGAGATTCCCCACAAACGTGCCTTTGTCCACCTCCTCTGAAACGGAGTAAGAGATCTGCGCTGCAGACCAGTCAAACAAACAAAGCAACGCGACGCACTGAATCCAAACGCTTTCTCTTTGTCTTCGACGATCCATTGCTGCGTGTACAAAACAAATTAATCCATAAGTCAAAATCGCATATTCATTAAAACCACAAAACGATCCGTTATACGTATATCAGAGATCCAGAACAGCCCACCCGTCTCCGTCTAATGGTGTTTCTCTTCACAAAGCGGTCGGGACTGGTGACACTTTTCTTTTTTTCATTCAGAAAGGAGGAGTCTTAGTCTGTCAATGGTTTATCTTCCGTTCGTGGTCTATAGTGACACCGTGTGTCACTCCTCATGTAAAATGAGCGTTCTCTCTGATGTGTTAGAATAGGCCTATAGAGATAACATCAAATAATCAAACTCATGTTGGTAATTCAGTCAGCGAAAGGTGCATGTACGTAAAAGAACGAATGTTTTGTTAAAACGAAAAAACACAGAGAAAGGAGCCAAAAAGTCTAGCCACGTTGAACAATAAAATATCTGTTCATTATATTCTGATATCGATGGCAGAAGCTATAAAAATATAAGTTCAGTAGCAGAGCATTGATACGGATAGCTCAAGGGTTATCGACATTGTAATGCTGTCAAGACCGCAAAGACAACTCTGAAAAGCGAATTACCACAGTTTGCATACATTCAATTTAACCAGTGACAAGTATCAGTCTAAAAACATCACTGGACATTGTGAGCACAAAGCACAAACGATTTCAGCCTCATGTACAGCAGCCACTATTATTTCACCGCTTGGGGAAAATAGTCATTTGGAAATAAGTATTCACCGTAGCCTATAAATCGTTGATACAATATGCATCCGTAGGCTGAAAATGTGGACACGTTATATCAATCTAAAACGTGCCATGATGTAAGCATATCTGCATATTTCCCTATGCCACATATCTCTGTCTGTTGTCGCACAACACAAAACATATTTAACTGGATGTGCAGATACATTTCAACATCTGCGGAGGAGAGTTATTCTTACCATGTCCTTGTTGGGTAATGTTTGAGTCCTGCCAAACGTGTCATTGCCATTAATACTGATCAGTTCTGCATCTGCAGGTGGATACGGCGCGGGGAAAACCACTACGTCACTCTTCAGTGTGTCTGAGCTGAAACACACGTCATACTGCTGAGTAGATTTAGAGTAAGACAAGCTCCCGTCAGGGTGTGTGGTGATCACTGGGGCGCCGTACCTTCTGAAACTGTCGTCTGTCCTGTGGCATTTTACAGCGATTAAACTGATGAGGCTCAGTAAAAATATCACTGACACCGAGGCAATGGCGATCAGCAAATATAGGTTTAAATCAGAGAAGCTCTCCTCCTTTCTCGGTACGTTTCTGTATTGAGTCTGGATTTCACCTGTACTTTCAACCACCACTACATCAATAGACACAGTCGCTGACAGTGAGGGTTCTCCGTTATCAGAAACCAACACGACCAACGGGTGAGTTTTCAGGTCATTGTCACTCATTCGCCTCTTAGTCCTTAGTTCCCCGGTGCTGGTTCCGATTCGGAAGAGGTTGGTTCCCTTGGGCTCAGAGATGTGATACGAAAGCAAAGCATTGTAGCCAGAGTCGGAGTCTACAGCCCTGATCTTGGCCACAAAGTAGCCCGCTTCAGCAGAATAGGGAATGTTCTCAGAGTTAACGGAGCCGAGCTCAGAATAGGGCGCGAGAATCCCAGGACTGTTGTCATTCTCATCCAGAATAAAAACGTTCACAGTCACGTTGCTGCTGAGCGGAGGAATACCAGAGTCTGTGGCCTGAACTTTAAAACTGAAAGTTTTTATCTCCTCATAGTTAAAAGACTGCAGGCAGACTATATCTCCTGTATCTGAGTTTATATTTACAGAAGATGATATTGAAACACTTTTATCTAATAATGAATACGTTACTTTTGCATTTTCATCTGAATCTGGATCAAAAGCAAATATTGTTTTGATAACGTCACCTACCGGACTGTTCTCTTTGACATAAATATTAATAATTGGTTCTGAGAAGCGAGGAGCGTTGTCATTCACATCAGAAACGTGTACAGTAACAACGCTGGTGCTGGAGAGAGGCGGGGTCCCTTCATCGGTAGCTGTGATGGTGATATTATACCGAGAATCACTCTCTCTGTCAAGATGCCCATCGACCACTAAAGAATAATAGTTCTTGTAGTTCGACTTTAGTTTAAAATGAACAGACCCTACAAGTTCACAGTTCGTGAGGCCATTTTTACCTCCATCGTTATCAGTTACTGTCACAAAGGCGATCACTGTCCCTATCTCGGCATCCTCTTTCACTGGACTCATGAGTGACGTCACTAAGATTTCTGGGGCATTGTCATTGACATCAATAACATCAACTAACACTTTACCATGTGCACTGCGAGGTGAATGCCCTCGGTCCATCGCCTGAACTCGAATCTCAAATGCAGGACTATCTTCATGATCCACATTTCCCTTGACTGTAATTTCACCAGTGTCTGAATTGATGGCAAACATGTTTGAGGGGTCCAGATTTCCACGTTTTAAGAAAGAATACACTATCTCACCATTTACGCTCTCGTCCAAATCTGTTGCACTGAGAGTTAATATATTTGTCCCAAAACGCGCATTTTCATAAACACGAGCTTTATAAAGGGGCTTAGAAAATACTGGAGAATTGTCATTAACATCAATTACGTTAAGAACGATAAGTAACGTCCCGGATCTTGGAGGTTTTCCTCCATCTATAGCGGTCAGTGTGAGCTGGATAACGGGCTGTACCTCTCGGTCTAACGCTTTCTGCAGCACTAGCTCAGCAGACAGACTTTGTTCACCGTCGCTCTGTACATCCACGGAGAAGTGTTCATTCGGGCTCAGCTTGTAGCTCTTTACCGAGTTAGCCCCCATATCTGCGTCATTTGCAATCGGTAGCATATATCGCTCGCCCGGCGTTGAAGACTCAGAGATGTTAAATGTGTGGGATTTTTCAACAAAAGATGGTGTGTTATCATTAATATCTAAAATATGAACCCCAATACGATGCAAACGGACAGGGTGGCTTAATACGGCTTCGATATTCAAAGAGCACTTTATCGTATTCGGACAAAGCTCCTCTCGGTCTATTCTCTCGTTAACGTAAAGCATCCCTGTTTTTAAATTCGCCTCAAAATACATCTTACTATTTCCGGAAACAATCCTTAGACCCCTCGACTCCAGTTCGTGTACATTAAGGTTCAAATCCTTAGCGAGATTCCCCACAAACGTGCCTTTGTCCACCTCCTCTGAAACGGAGTAAGAGATCTGCGCTGCAGACCAGTCAAACAAACAAAGCAACGCGACGCACTGAATCCAAACGCTTTCTCTTTGTCTTCGACGATCCATTGCTGCGTGTACAAAAATAACTGAATCCAATAAGTAAGGATCATGTATCCGTCAAAACCCGAAATATTCCGTTAAATGTCGGACATTCTGTACACAGCTCAGCTCTCTCCGTCTCATCACAACTCGACCGTTTCTCTTCACAACGCGCTCTGACAGTGACACTATTCTGTATTTTCCTTCAGAGGAGGAGTATAAAAACATATTTGACTTCGCTGCTTTCCgtggtctatagtgacacctggTGTTACGTGTTCGAGTTCATGTCTTTTTATGTAATATATAGTTGACCTATTGTGATAGTAGTGAGCAAAATAGCAAAGATCACTGTGTATAACCAACGACCAATGTAGTCTCAAATCTGAAACAACTACATGATAGAGTCAACCACACCGTAGAGTCGAATTCGAATACACTTGATGAGAACTGCAAAATGTGAAATGATAAAGATGGGAACAGTTAGAATGAGTTGTTATAATAGTCAGTTAGAAATAGTGGTAATACAGTTTAGATACAAGGACGGCTGTCGCTATTTGATCGCCCATAGAAACTGCCAGATAGAATGTTAACGGAGGAGACAAAGCCGAGAGatgaaacatttaaaataaaatcaACTGTCTACCACTTGACGGAATCCATTCCACTTTCAACGATGATAAGAATTGATTCGAAAAGGCCTCTGCCCCTCGGAACCAAACTACACTAACcgtttcagcaccacggacagcgtCTGTACATTCACAGCGATGTTCTTTTGCACATtggtttataaaaaaaataaaaataaatagctTTAGTTAACTAGGCAATTTAGTTAATaagaattcttatttacaatgacaacctaccccggacaaaccctaacccggacgacgttgggccagttgtgcgccgccctatgggactcccaatcaccgccggttgtgatacagcctggaaataTTGTTTCCGCAATGTGTGCCAATAATATATTCTCATAAATTATCAAAAACAAAATTGACCATGCAAACACGTGGAGGCCTATAACTCTGAAACCACGATACAACATTTGACAAATGTCTGTAATTTTCCCAAAAAGTGCAATATCAAACTGTGCTGGGGTTTAAAAAACATTATCACATTCGTGAAGCATATTACTCTTACCTTGTCCTTGTTGGGTAATGTTTGAGTCCTGTCAAACGTGTCACTTCCATTAATACTGATCAGTTCTGCATCTGCAGGTGGATACGGTGCGGGGAAAACCACTACGTCACTCTTCAGTGTGTCTGAGTTGAAACACACGTCATACTGCTGAGTAGATTTAGAGTAAGACCAGCTCCCGTCAGGGTGTGTGGTGATCACTGGGGCGCCGTACCTTTTGAAACTCTCATCTGTCCTGAAGCATTTTACAGCGATTAAACTGATCAGGCTCAGGAAAAATATCACTGACACCGAGGCAATGGCGATCAGCAAATACAAGTTTAAATCAGAGAAGCTCTCCTCCTTTCTTGGCACGTTTCTGTATTGAGTCTGGATTTCGCCTGTACTTTCAACCACCACTACATCAATAGACACAGTCGCTGACAGTGAGGGTTCTCCGTTATCAGAAACCAACACGACCAATGGGTGAGTTTTCAGGTCATTGTCACTCATTCTCCTCTTAGTCCGCAGTTCCCCTGTGCTGGTTCCGATTCGGAAGAGGTTTGTTCCTTTGGGCTCAGAGATGTGATAAGAAAGCAGCGCATTGTAGCCAGAGTCGGCGTCTACAGCCCTGATCTTGGCCACAAAGTAGCCCGCTTCAGCAGAATAGGGAATGTTCTCAGAGTTAACGGAGCCGTGATCAGAATAGGGCGCGAGAATCCCAGGACTGTTGTCATTCTCATCCAGAATAAAAACTTTCACAGTCACGTTGCTACTGAGCGGAGGAATACCAGAGTCTGTGGCCTGAACTTTAAACTGGAACTTTTTTATCTCCTCATAGTTAAAAGACTGAAGGCTGACTATATCTCCTGTCACTGTGTTTATGTTGACCATTGTAGACAGCGGTACTGAGTTGCTGTTAATCTCTAAGAATGAGTAGGTCACATGACTATTTTCACTGACGTCAGCATCAACTGCAGACACGGTTTTAATGACATCGCCTATCGGACTGTTCTCTTTCACATAAACATTAATCACTGGTTCTGAGAAGCGAGGAGGGTTGTCATTCACATCAGAAACCTCCACAGTAATAACGCTGGTGCTAGAGAGAGGCGGGGTCCCTTCATCCTTAGCTGTGATGGTGACATTATAATGAGAAGCGGTCTCTCGATCAAGAGGCCCATCTACAACTAACGAATAATAGTTTTTATAGTTTGTCTCCAATTTAAAGTGGACTTTATTCTCAACTTCACAATGTACA is part of the Salvelinus fontinalis isolate EN_2023a chromosome 6, ASM2944872v1, whole genome shotgun sequence genome and harbors:
- the LOC129857954 gene encoding protocadherin alpha-8-like isoform X27; this translates as MDRRRQRESVWIQCVALLCLFDWSAAQISYSVSEEVDKGTFVGNLAKDLNLNVHELESRGLRIVSGNSKMYFEANLKTGMLYVNERIDREELCPNTIKCSLNIEAVLSHPVRLHRIGVHILDINDNTPSFVEKSHTFNISESSTPGERYMLPIANDADMGANSVKSYKLSPNEHFSVDVQSDGEQSLSAELVLQKALDREVQPVIQLTLTAIDGGKPPRSGTLLIVLNVIDVNDNSPVFSKPLYKARVYENARFGTNILTLSATDLDESVNGEIVYSFLKRGNLDPSNMFAINSDTGEITVKGNVDHEDSPAFEIRVQAMDRGHSPRSAHGKVLVDVIDVNDNAPEILVTSLMSPVKEDAEIGTVIAFVTVTDNDGGKNGLTNCELVGSVHFKLKSNYKNYYSLVVDGHLDRESDSRYNITITATDEGTPPLSSTSVVTVHVSDVNDNAPRFSEPIINIYVKENSPVGDVIKTIFAFDPDSDENAKVTYSLLDKSVSISSSVNINSDTGDIVCLQSFNYEEIKTFSFKVQATDSGIPPLSSNVTVNVFILDENDNSPGILAPYSELGSVNSENIPYSAEAGYFVAKIRAVDSDSGYNALLSYHISEPKGTNLFRIGTSTGELRTKRRMSDNDLKTHPLVVLVSDNGEPSLSATVSIDVVVVESTGEIQTQYRNVPRKEESFSDLNLYLLIAIASVSVIFLLSLISLIAVKCHRTDDSFRRYGAPVITTHPDGSLSYSKSTQQYDVCFSSDTLKSDVVVFPAPYPPADAELISINGNDTFGRTQTLPNKDMPKVPNSDWRYSASLRAGMQSSVHMEESSVMQGAQGVLVQNWPTVSSAAGDAEGGEVSPPMGAGVDSNSWHFRYGAGGPGGPPQHLKPGEVPPEAFIIPGSPAIISIRQQGGEDDKSDFISFGKKEEAKKKKKKKKEKKDKKDKGKDDDE